In Candidatus Binataceae bacterium, a single window of DNA contains:
- a CDS encoding LptF/LptG family permease, giving the protein MKLRPRLSPTLDRFLGGHFLGPFFVCLAAFTAAYLLGDIFDRFDDLMRYGGFGLLGLEYFALKLPLIISQLLPVASLAGVLLGFALLNRTGEVLACQQLGISRLEMAVPVLLLAALVSIADFGISETIVPVATREAKHLYQVELQRRKIYGIFFNRRIWVRVSDGFMSADDYDGHQKMLHGVTLYRVGRDYRLTQVEHAPSAAWTGRNWRPAELTAIRLAPGGQVEATAPGPFRIDVNPADFSLLRMDPDEFSLWQLDSYIHNLRHKGLDPGGYFVDRDLKYAMPLACVIMAALGLALSLDPLPRSLSIGRSFTLAIAIGFGYWLMFGLTSSLGRTGLLAPWLAAWIPNMTFTILAASLFLFGEER; this is encoded by the coding sequence ATGAAACTGCGCCCGCGGCTCTCGCCCACGCTCGACCGCTTTCTCGGCGGCCATTTTCTCGGCCCCTTCTTCGTTTGCCTCGCGGCCTTCACTGCGGCCTACCTGCTGGGCGACATCTTCGACCGCTTCGACGACCTGATGCGCTACGGCGGCTTCGGCCTGCTCGGCCTCGAATACTTCGCGCTGAAACTGCCGCTCATCATTTCGCAGCTGCTCCCGGTCGCTTCGCTGGCCGGCGTGCTGCTCGGCTTTGCCCTGCTGAACCGCACCGGCGAGGTTCTCGCCTGCCAGCAGCTCGGGATCAGCCGGCTCGAGATGGCGGTGCCGGTGCTGCTGCTGGCGGCGCTGGTTTCGATCGCCGACTTTGGGATCAGCGAGACGATCGTGCCGGTCGCAACGCGTGAGGCGAAGCATCTTTACCAGGTGGAGCTGCAGCGGCGCAAAATCTACGGCATCTTTTTCAACCGCCGCATCTGGGTGCGCGTCAGCGACGGCTTCATGAGCGCCGACGACTACGACGGCCATCAGAAGATGCTCCACGGCGTCACACTCTACCGCGTCGGCCGCGATTACCGGCTTACGCAGGTCGAGCACGCGCCGTCGGCCGCATGGACCGGCAGAAACTGGCGGCCGGCCGAATTGACCGCGATCCGGCTCGCGCCCGGCGGCCAGGTCGAGGCGACGGCTCCCGGCCCGTTCCGGATCGACGTCAACCCGGCCGACTTCAGCCTGTTGCGGATGGATCCCGACGAGTTCAGTCTCTGGCAGCTCGATTCGTATATCCACAACCTGCGGCACAAAGGGCTCGACCCGGGAGGTTATTTCGTCGACCGCGATCTGAAGTACGCGATGCCGCTTGCGTGCGTGATCATGGCAGCGCTCGGGCTGGCGCTGAGCCTCGACCCGCTGCCGCGCAGCCTGAGCATCGGGCGCAGCTTCACCCTCGCGATCGCGATCGGCTTCGGCTACTGGCTGATGTTCGGTCTGACCTCGTCGCTCGGCCGCACCGGCCTGCTGGCGCCATGGCTCGCCGCATGGATTCCCAACATGACGTTCACCATCCTGGCCGCTTCGCTCTTCCTGTTCGGGGAGGAACGCTGA
- a CDS encoding TIGR03668 family PPOX class F420-dependent oxidoreductase, whose translation MATDSISLLMLPVVRDFLALERIGHLATADKAGVPHNVPLCFWFDGTRFYFAIDEKPKRARALAITRMRNITANPNVALVVDHYEEHWSNLAYVLVRGLAVVVDDREEYLLALRSLRDKYPQYRAMALSIENNPVVRIDPTRVHVWGERFKPAPPGPGRQHPA comes from the coding sequence ATGGCGACGGATTCGATCTCCTTGCTGATGCTGCCCGTGGTGCGCGACTTTCTCGCGCTCGAGCGGATCGGGCATCTTGCGACCGCCGACAAAGCCGGCGTGCCGCACAACGTGCCGCTCTGCTTCTGGTTCGACGGCACGCGCTTTTATTTCGCGATCGACGAGAAACCCAAACGCGCGCGCGCGCTGGCGATCACCCGGATGCGCAATATCACGGCCAATCCCAACGTCGCGCTGGTCGTCGACCATTACGAAGAGCACTGGTCCAACCTCGCTTACGTACTGGTGCGCGGACTCGCCGTGGTGGTCGACGATCGCGAGGAATACCTGCTCGCGCTGCGCAGCCTGCGCGACAAGTATCCGCAGTACCGCGCGATGGCGCTGAGCATCGAGAACAACCCGGTCGTCCGGATCGATCCGACGCGGGTCCACGTCTGGGGCGAGCGCTTCAAACCGGCGCCGCCCGGCCCCGGGCGCCAGCATCCGGCCTAG
- a CDS encoding HAD family phosphatase: MIRAIIFDLDGTLADTEPLHFEAFARVLHGEGIELDRGVYYSRLIGFDDRDCFSAVLSENGRAAGEETLAALIGRKAAIYQAAIADRDVTFPGAAEFVRRCAERFPLIVATGTLRVEAELILKRAGVRELFADVIAAEDVEHGKPAPEGFVKAMGRLGFLLRLRPPLEPAECLVIEDTIAGVEAGRRAGMKVLALCHSARPEDLKRAQIVRNSLAETDLDEILREISR, encoded by the coding sequence ATGATTCGCGCCATAATCTTCGACCTCGACGGCACGCTCGCCGACACTGAACCTCTCCACTTCGAAGCCTTCGCCCGCGTGCTCCACGGCGAAGGAATCGAACTCGACCGCGGCGTCTACTACAGCCGGCTCATCGGCTTCGACGACCGCGACTGCTTCAGCGCAGTGCTCAGCGAAAACGGCCGCGCGGCGGGCGAAGAGACGCTCGCCGCGCTCATCGGGCGCAAGGCCGCCATCTATCAGGCGGCGATCGCCGATCGCGACGTCACGTTTCCCGGCGCCGCCGAGTTCGTGCGGCGATGCGCCGAGCGCTTTCCGCTGATTGTTGCGACCGGCACGCTGCGCGTCGAAGCGGAACTGATCCTGAAGCGCGCCGGCGTGCGCGAGCTTTTCGCCGACGTTATCGCGGCCGAAGACGTCGAGCACGGTAAACCCGCACCCGAGGGTTTCGTGAAGGCGATGGGCCGGCTCGGCTTCCTTCTGCGTCTGCGTCCGCCGCTGGAGCCCGCCGAATGCTTGGTTATCGAAGACACGATAGCGGGGGTCGAGGCGGGGCGGCGAGCCGGGATGAAAGTTCTGGCGCTGTGTCATAGCGCTCGTCCCGAAGATCTTAAGCGGGCGCAAATAGTGCGCAATTCGCTGGCCGAGACCGACCTCGACGAGATTCTGCGAGAGATCTCGAGATAG
- a CDS encoding M24 family metallopeptidase — protein MRRQRLEEIARALGDAGLDGWLFYDFRLSDPLAYRILGLSSAGISTRRWFCYVPARGPARALVSAVEAERLSELGIETTVYRSADGMLAALGDFLSRAQRIAMNYSPRGAIPYVARVDAGTVEMIRALGVEVVSAADLIQRFEAQLEPAQLESHRRAAAIVRRVVDETFAEIARAIESNAPVSEYSAQQFVLSRFAAQRLIAEDPPIVAVNANAARPHFEPSPTADTPIRRGDLVLLDLWAKEPQADAIYADLTWMAYAGERVPEECARVFAIVAAARDAAVDFIGARVAGGEPVRGEEADRVARGVVERAGFAEQFVHRTGHSIGREVHGTGANLDSLETHDHRALIDRTCFSVEPGIYLPGRFGVRSELDMTIENGRAEVSAAPAQREIVALLK, from the coding sequence ATGCGGCGGCAGCGGCTCGAGGAAATCGCGCGCGCGCTCGGCGACGCCGGGCTCGACGGATGGCTCTTTTACGACTTCCGCCTGAGCGACCCGCTGGCCTACCGGATTCTCGGACTTTCGAGCGCGGGAATAAGCACGCGGCGATGGTTCTGCTATGTGCCGGCGCGCGGGCCGGCCCGCGCGCTGGTCTCGGCGGTCGAGGCCGAACGGCTCTCAGAGCTTGGAATCGAGACGACCGTCTATCGCTCGGCGGACGGGATGCTCGCGGCGCTCGGCGATTTTCTTTCCCGCGCGCAGCGGATCGCGATGAACTACTCGCCGCGCGGCGCGATTCCCTACGTCGCGCGCGTCGATGCGGGGACGGTGGAGATGATCCGCGCGCTCGGCGTCGAGGTCGTGTCGGCCGCCGATTTGATTCAGCGCTTCGAGGCCCAACTGGAACCCGCGCAGCTTGAAAGCCATCGGCGCGCCGCCGCGATCGTGCGCCGCGTGGTCGACGAGACCTTCGCCGAGATCGCGCGCGCGATCGAATCCAACGCGCCGGTCAGCGAATACTCGGCTCAGCAATTCGTGCTCTCGCGCTTCGCCGCTCAGCGCCTGATAGCCGAGGACCCGCCGATCGTCGCGGTCAACGCCAACGCTGCGCGCCCGCACTTCGAGCCTTCGCCCACTGCCGATACGCCGATCCGGCGCGGCGACCTGGTGCTGCTCGATCTGTGGGCCAAAGAGCCGCAGGCCGACGCGATCTACGCCGATCTGACCTGGATGGCGTACGCGGGCGAGCGGGTGCCCGAGGAATGCGCGCGCGTCTTCGCGATCGTGGCCGCGGCGCGCGACGCGGCGGTCGATTTCATCGGCGCCCGCGTCGCGGGCGGCGAGCCGGTGCGCGGCGAGGAGGCGGACCGCGTCGCGCGCGGCGTCGTCGAGCGCGCCGGCTTCGCCGAGCAGTTCGTTCATCGCACCGGCCATTCGATCGGCCGCGAAGTCCACGGCACCGGCGCCAACCTGGACTCGCTCGAGACGCACGACCATCGCGCGCTTATCGATCGGACGTGTTTTTCCGTCGAGCCGGGAATCTATCTGCCCGGACGCTTCGGCGTGCGCAGCGAGCTCGACATGACGATCGAGAACGGCCGCGCCGAAGTAAGCGCGGCGCCCGCGCAACGCGAGATCGTCGCGCTGCTGAAATAG